A stretch of Lathyrus oleraceus cultivar Zhongwan6 chromosome 6, CAAS_Psat_ZW6_1.0, whole genome shotgun sequence DNA encodes these proteins:
- the LOC127094631 gene encoding uncharacterized protein LOC127094631, with protein MESSKRNIHSFKFKDPDLKNLRNLVSQMHPVYIINFGKNYGNLLSILNQQVDHTTFITLAQFYDLPLRCFTFQDFQLAPLEEFERLVRIPMKDKSLFEGTDDSLPLEVIASALHMDEKEAKDNLETKGNTTGFSLSFLLERAHTLLKAESWDACYSAIALAIYGIVLFSNMDGFVDMTTICVFLTGNPVPTLLADVYYHISHRYTKKKGLIACCAPLLYQWFLEHLLKTGAWVEQSDVSWPQRLGSLRSEDLSRYSKEYINVDIIFSCGEFPNLPLIGTQECVNTNPVLSLKQLGYPMEGPPEANSLEAFLLLDFGVERILAYSSESKKLGRISIEKGKLS; from the coding sequence ATGGAGTCAAGCAAAAGAAACATTCACTCCTTCAAGTTCAAGGATCCCGATCTAAAGAATTTACGTAACTTGGTCTCTCAGATGCACCCTGTATACATAATCAACTTTGGAAAGAATTATGGCAATTTGCTTAGCATCCTCAATCAACAAGTGGACCATACAACCTTCATCACTTTAGCCCAATTTTATGACttacctttaagatgcttcacattTCAAGACTTCCAACTAGCACCATTGGAAGAATTTGAGCGTCTTGTTAGGATTCCTATGAAGGACAAGTCACTATTTGAAGGGACAGATGATTCTTTGCCCCTTGAGGTCATTGCTAGTGCGCTTCACATGGATGAAAAGGAAGCAAAAGACAACTTAGAGACCAAAGGGAATACCACAGGGTTTTCACTAAGTTTTCTTTTGGAAAGAGCTCATACCCTATTGAAGGCAGAAAGTTGGGATGCTTGTTACTCTGCTATTGCATTGGCTATCTATGGTATCGTCCTGTTCTCGAATATGGATGGTTTCGTAGACATGACCACCATTTGTGTTTTCCTTACTGGGAACCCAGTACCCACTTTGTTAGCCGATGTTTATTATCACATAAGTCATAGGTATACTAAGAAGAAGGGATTAattgcttgttgtgctcctttattGTATCAATGGTTTCTGGAACATCTTCTGAAGACAGGTGCTTGGGTTGAACAGTCAGATGTTAGTTGGCCTCAGAGATTGGGATCACTCCGATCTGAGGATCTCTCTCGGTACTCCAAAGAATATATCAACGTAGACATCATATTCAGTTGTGGAGAGTTCCCAAATCTACCGCTCATTGGAACTCAAGAATGTGTAAATACTAATCCAGTTCTATCACTCAAACAACTTGGCTACCCAATGGAAGGCCCTCCAGAGGCAAATtctttggaagctttcttgttACTTGATTTTGGGGTTGAGAGAATCCTAGCTTATTCCAGCGAATCAAAGAAGCTTGGAAGAATATCAATCGAAAAGGGAAAGCTGAGTTAG